The segment AAGCATTAGTGATGGAAAGGATATACATTTTCGCAAAGCTAAATTTGATCCATTGAAATGCCCCTCTAATTGTCCTAGGCCATGCGAAAGGATTTGCCCTACCTTTGCAATTGATTATTCTGGGGTAAAAGAAAATAAATGCTATGGATGTGGAAGATGTATAAATAGTTGTCCCCTAAATTTAATTTCTGAATATGAATATAAATTGTCAAATAATGACTTACCAAAAACTCTACAAACAATAAAACCTGATGCAGTAGAAATTCATACGGAAATCAATCGACTAGATTCTTTTATACAAGTTGCAAATATTCTCAAAACTTCAGGGATAGAATTAAAAAAAATATCTGTAAGTTGTGGATTAAATCAATCCCAAAAAGGACCAAAAGATCTTTTAAAAGCTCTCTGGGATAGATATGAAATTCTTGTCGAACATAATGTGCCGCTTATTTGGCAACTAGATGGAAGACCTATGTCTGGTGATCTAGCTCCATCAACAGGCAAGGATACAGTTAAATTATGGAATAATATAGGATCTCATCTTCCCCCAGGTTTAATTCAACTAGCAGGAGGAACAAATGGAAAAACTCATGAATTTTTGAAAATAAATAATTTTCCTGATGGAATTGCCTTTGGGAGTTCTGCTAGAAAAATAATGCAACCACTTATTGAAGATGCAAACAAAAATAATAAAAAATTATATGAATATCCAGAAAAAATGGATTTAGCAATAAAAAAAGCACAAAAATTGCTTAACCCATGGAAAATCAGCTAATCGCCTTATTTAATTCAATTAAAAAACAATTTCATAAAATCTAGAATAAAAATTTCTATTTTTGATAGAAAAAAATCTAGTAATGTATTAAAATAAAATTTCATTGGGCCGTCGCCAAGTGGTAAGGCATCGGGTTTTGGTCTCGACATTCCTAGGTTCGAATCCTAGCGGCCCAGTTCTAAAAATTAGTTGAGTGAGCTCTCATAAATTATTTCTATTTGATTTTGATGGGGTTATTGTAGATGGAATGAATGAGTACTGGCACAGTTCATTATTAGCTTTTGAAAAATTTATAAATTCTCCAAAAATCTTAATCGATCAAAATCTTTACAAGCAAGTTTCAAATACTTTCATAGAAATGAGACCCTGGGTTAAATATGGATGGGAGATGTTAATCATTGTCCACCAAATTATCAAAAGTGAAGATCCACTAAACAATCAAAACAAAATCAATTTCCTAAATAAATATCATCAAAATTGTCAGAAAGTTTTATTAGAAAATTCTTGGGTGGCTGAAGATTTACAAAAATGTCTTGATAAAGCAAGAAAATATCAAATAGAGAATGATTTTGACAATTGGATAAGATTACATCGCCCATTTTATGAAGTTATAGTTTTTATAGAAAAATTAAAGAAAGAAAAAATCAAGACGGGAATCATAACAACGAAAGGAAAAATATTTGCAGGCAAAATTCTTGAAAAATTAAATATTTACCCGGAGTTGATTTTTGGCTATGAATCAGGAACAAAAGTTGAGATTATTTCAGAACTCTGGAGAGAATATGAAATCATGGGCTTTATCGAAGATAGGAGAAATACACTTCTTGATATAAAGCAAAACCCCGTGACAAGTAACATTCCCTGCTACTTGGCTGATTGGGGCTATTTAAAAAATATAGATAGACTTAATTTGCCACTTGAAATTAAATTATTAAAGTTGAAAAGTTTAGAAGATTTACTTGCAATTTAGTTATCTTCGGCTAAAGTACACATGTACTATGAATTGTAATTATTAATTTTAGATTTATTTAAAAATTATAGATTTAAAAATAATTATGAGAACTTATTAATAAATTAAAATGAGTTTAGAAGAAAGAAGAAAAAAGGATTCAAAGGAATCCTCATCTGAAGAGAAAAACAAAGCATTAAATCTAGTCTTAGGACAAATAGAAAGAAACTTTGGCAGAGGATCAATAATGAGGCTTGGAGATGCCTCCAGAATGAAAGTAGAAACAATATCTACAGGAGCTCTTACATTAGACTTAGCATTAGGAGGGGGATATCCAAAGGGAAGAGTGGTTGAAGTTTACGGACCTGAAAGTTCAGGGAAAACAACCCTAACTCTTCACGCAATAGCAGAAGTACAGAAAAATGGAGGAATAGCAGCATTTGTTGATGCTGAACATGCTTTAGATCCAGTCTATGCGGCTTCTCTAGGAGTGGATGTCGAAAATTTACTAGTTTCGCAGCCAGATACAGGTGAAATGGCTTTAGAAATAGTTGATCAACTCATAAGGTCAACTGCCGTAGACCTTGTTGTTGTTGACTCAGTAGCAGCATTAACTCCTAGAGCAGAAATAGAAGGTGAAATGGGAGATCACGTTATAGGAAGCCAAGCAAGACTAATGAGTCAAGCAATGAGAAAAATAACTGGTAATATTGGCAAATCAGGATGTACAGTGATATTCCTCAATCAATTACGCTTAAAAATCGGAGTTACATATGGAAATCCAGAGACAACTACAGGAGGTAATGCATTAAAGTTTTATGCTTCAGTAAGACTTGACATTAGGAGAATTCAGACTCTTAAAAGAGGTACAGAAGAATATGGAATAAGAGCAAAAGTTAAAGTAGCAAAAAATAAAGTAGCCCCTCCATTTAGAATTGCAGAGTTTGATATTCTATTCGGCAAAGGAATAAGTACGACAGGATGTTTATTAGATTTAGCAGAAGAGACTAATATAATAATTAGGAGAGGTGCTTGGTATAGTTACGAAGGAGAAAACATTGGACAAGGAAGAGATAACACAATTATTTGGTTGGATCAGAACTTAGAAATAAAGAATAAAGTAGAATCTATTGTCAAAACGAAACTAACAGAAGGTACTGAAGTAAGTTCTAATTCGATGAAAGCATTAAATAATAATCCAGAAAATGATGTGATTGCTAATAACATCAAAAAAATAGCTTAGATTCATAATGAATCAGCTGGAGTCCACCAACCTGCGGCTGGTCCAATAAATCTAACAATTACCCACAAGATAACTAAACCTCCAATTCCATACCAACTAGCTTTTATACTCATTTTCATTAAACTGTCTCTCTGATTAATGGTAAGAGGCAGCCAATCAAATATTCTAGGTGATTCGTCTGATTTAGATTTAGTATTTTTTTGTTTAGGAGGAAGACCTAATGATTTTCTCCTTTTTGCTTCTCCCATATTTAAAGATATTTCCTAAATAATAACCTAATCGTAAGGAAGCATATAGTTTATTTGTTTTGAAGGTTGAATACTTTTTAAAATTAATCTACCCCATTTTCTTTTATGTGCTCTTCCATCAAGAATTATTAATTTACCAGCGTTTTTTCTTAAAGGTGAAATAGACCTTTCTAATTTTTTTATTGCCTCAGGAAGTAAAAATTCTCGGAACCAATCTTTAGAAAGATTTCTGTTATGTGAGATAGTCAATTTATTGATAGGCTCTTTAATGCTTGGGATTGGTAGTAATGGAATAATTATTTGTTCTGGACTTTGTATACAATAAGAATTATTGATCCACCAGGTATAGCTAGCACATAGAATTTCATTATTAAACAATGGAATATTCTCTAGCAAAACTCGCTTCCCATAGATAGAGGCTAATTCTGTAGCAAATTTAAGCTTCAAATCAACGTCATCAGATAAAAATAAAGTCAGACCTTTTGAGAAAATTATTAATTTTTTAGACTTATCTAAAATATTTTTTGTAAACATTGGATTATTTGGAAGCATTTGTCTAGGCGGAACGTATATTAAGATTTTATTTTCAATAAAATTACTCCTAAAGTTCATTACCAAATCAATGTTTAAACTTTCTTTCTTGAGATACTTTTGAAAAAAATTATCTTCTCTTAATGCGGACAAAAAAACAAATTTATTATTAATTAGTAAATGTTTTATCTGAGAAAGTTCATCCATAGGTTCTAAATAAAAATTCCACTCAAAATTTATATCATCTAAAGTTACCCAGCATGCCCAACCTGCAGAAAGAGCATTACTTACCCTCAAAAATTGATCAGAATATGAAGAGTTTTCAAAAAAGAAATTAGAAAGAAAATTTATTTCTTCTTTATCTAAAAAAATACTCCTACTATCTAAAACTTTTCTCAAGAAAAACTTCTTTTTAAGTAGGTTGTACGTACTAATTATCTTTTGACTTTTAGATGATGCTTGTTCAAAGTTATGAAACCAATTTTTTTTCAAAAATGAAATTCTAAAATAGTTTTTTAAATCTTCTTTTATATTTTCAATCCCAGAAAAA is part of the Prochlorococcus marinus subsp. pastoris str. CCMP1986 genome and harbors:
- a CDS encoding DNA helicase produces the protein MLEILSHQYLKRFIRSHDIDWDHIYSFGRIISKCLQTNETYLINSEIFSTNIWQPALLISIFLFEENSTFVLSQDKINFLKNNYLGELKRLGLNFILENDQIIFSNHRVSFISLEKLLGDVNIFNARNHRIIFSGIENIKEDLKNYFRISFLKKNWFHNFEQASSKSQKIISTYNLLKKKFFLRKVLDSRSIFLDKEEINFLSNFFFENSSYSDQFLRVSNALSAGWACWVTLDDINFEWNFYLEPMDELSQIKHLLINNKFVFLSALREDNFFQKYLKKESLNIDLVMNFRSNFIENKILIYVPPRQMLPNNPMFTKNILDKSKKLIIFSKGLTLFLSDDVDLKLKFATELASIYGKRVLLENIPLFNNEILCASYTWWINNSYCIQSPEQIIIPLLPIPSIKEPINKLTISHNRNLSKDWFREFLLPEAIKKLERSISPLRKNAGKLIILDGRAHKRKWGRLILKSIQPSKQINYMLPYD
- a CDS encoding HAD family hydrolase — encoded protein: MSSHKLFLFDFDGVIVDGMNEYWHSSLLAFEKFINSPKILIDQNLYKQVSNTFIEMRPWVKYGWEMLIIVHQIIKSEDPLNNQNKINFLNKYHQNCQKVLLENSWVAEDLQKCLDKARKYQIENDFDNWIRLHRPFYEVIVFIEKLKKEKIKTGIITTKGKIFAGKILEKLNIYPELIFGYESGTKVEIISELWREYEIMGFIEDRRNTLLDIKQNPVTSNIPCYLADWGYLKNIDRLNLPLEIKLLKLKSLEDLLAI
- a CDS encoding LdpA C-terminal domain-containing domain yields the protein MNSEIDLFKKNKKGSDKWVKLICGASNEDIVAIEDLSAIYSAAGVDYIDVAADESIVEAARNGIKWAKKLYGASPGLMISISDGKDIHFRKAKFDPLKCPSNCPRPCERICPTFAIDYSGVKENKCYGCGRCINSCPLNLISEYEYKLSNNDLPKTLQTIKPDAVEIHTEINRLDSFIQVANILKTSGIELKKISVSCGLNQSQKGPKDLLKALWDRYEILVEHNVPLIWQLDGRPMSGDLAPSTGKDTVKLWNNIGSHLPPGLIQLAGGTNGKTHEFLKINNFPDGIAFGSSARKIMQPLIEDANKNNKKLYEYPEKMDLAIKKAQKLLNPWKIS
- a CDS encoding DUF2839 domain-containing protein; translated protein: MGEAKRRKSLGLPPKQKNTKSKSDESPRIFDWLPLTINQRDSLMKMSIKASWYGIGGLVILWVIVRFIGPAAGWWTPADSL
- the recA gene encoding recombinase RecA, whose product is MSLEERRKKDSKESSSEEKNKALNLVLGQIERNFGRGSIMRLGDASRMKVETISTGALTLDLALGGGYPKGRVVEVYGPESSGKTTLTLHAIAEVQKNGGIAAFVDAEHALDPVYAASLGVDVENLLVSQPDTGEMALEIVDQLIRSTAVDLVVVDSVAALTPRAEIEGEMGDHVIGSQARLMSQAMRKITGNIGKSGCTVIFLNQLRLKIGVTYGNPETTTGGNALKFYASVRLDIRRIQTLKRGTEEYGIRAKVKVAKNKVAPPFRIAEFDILFGKGISTTGCLLDLAEETNIIIRRGAWYSYEGENIGQGRDNTIIWLDQNLEIKNKVESIVKTKLTEGTEVSSNSMKALNNNPENDVIANNIKKIA